A single window of Aspergillus flavus chromosome 4, complete sequence DNA harbors:
- a CDS encoding glucosyltransferase, which produces MADLYPSLAQCAIVATAFKILLFPAYKSTDFEVHRNWLAITHSLPVKEWYYEKTSEWTLDYPPIFAAFEWLLSQVAQYADPAMLTVKNLNYDSWQTIYFQRATVIISELVLVFALNRFIKSAPQSNKHLAHISSLSILLSPGLLIIDHIHFQYNGFMYGVLILSIVLARKQSTLLYSGITFAILLCMKHIHLYLSLAYFVYLLRTYCLDPKSVFRPRFGNIFKLGLGVISVFAVAFGPFIYWNQLLQLKDRLFPFSRGLCHAYWAPNIWAMYSFADRALILLAPRLGLSINEEALTSVTRGLVGDTSFAVLPEVTKEHTFALTFLFQLLPLIKLWRSPGDWDVFVGAITLCGYASFLFGWHVHEKAVLLIIIPFSLIALRDRRYFSAFRSLAIAGHVSLFPLLFTAAEFPIKTVYTVFWLVLFLFVFEQVAPVPERPRIFPIVDRFSLLYLAVAIPLIIYCSLLHQLIFGLERYEFLPLMFMSSYSALGVVGSWIGFMVVYFTA; this is translated from the exons ATGGCTGATCTATACCCTTCTCTGGCACAGTGCGCTATTGTCGCTACAGCCTTCAAgattctccttttccccgCCTA TAAATCGACTGACTTCGAGGTTCACCGCAACTGGCTCGCGATCACACATTCATTACCAGTCAAGGAGTGGTACTACGAG AAAACATCGGAATGGACACTCGACTACCCCCCTATTTTCGCAGCGTTCGAATGGCTATTGTCTCAAGTGGCGCAGTATGCGGACCCTGCGATGTTGACTGTCAAGAACCTTAATTATGATTCCTGGCAGACAATTTACTTTCAGCGAGCAACTGTTATTATTAGTGAACTCGTTCTCGTCTTCGCATTGAATCG CTTCATCAAATCAGCGCCTCAGTCTAATAAGCACCTTGCGCATATCTCCAGCCTCTCAATTCTGTTGTCGCCCGGCCTTCTGATCATCGATCACATCCATTTCCAATACAATGGCTTCATGTACGGGGTTCTGATCCTGTCTATCGTACTCGCACGAAAGCAGTCGACGCTCCTCTACAGCGGCATCACTTTTGCCATATTGCTCTGCATGAAACACATTCATCTCTATCTGTCGTTGGCCTACTTTGTCTACCTGCTGAGAACTTACTGCCTTGACCCTAAGTCGGTCTTTCGACCCAGATTTGGAAATATCTTCAAACTTGGTCTGGGTGTCATCAGTGTGTTTGCTGTAGCATTTGGTCCATTCATCTATTGGAATCAGTTGCTCCAACTGAAAGATCGGCTCTTCCCGTTCTCAAGAGGTCTGTGCCATGCCTACTGGGCGCCTAACATCTGGGCAATGTATTCCTTTGCGGACCGTGCCCTCATTCTAC TTGCCCCACGTCTGGGTCTTTCAATCAACGAGGAGGCCCTAACGAGTGTTACACGGGGTCTTGTCGGAGACACCTCGTTTGCTGTTCTTCCTGAGGTGACCAAGGAACACACTTTTGCGCTTACTTTTCTGTTTCAGCTG CTTCCGTTAATCAAATTATGGCGCAGCCCTGGCGATTGGGACGTATTTGTTGGCGCCATTACGCTTTGCGGATACGCTTCCTTCCTATTCGGCTGGCATGTTCATGAAAAGGCCGTCCTCCTGATCATAATACCTTTCAGCCTCATAGCCCTCAGAGACAGGCGGTACTTCAGCGCATTTAGATCTCTTGCGATAGCTGGACATGTCTCGCTATTCCCTTTGCTGTTTACTGCGGCCGAGTTTCCTATTAAGACCGTATACACGGTCTTTTGGCTGGTCCTGTTCCTGTTTGTATTTGAGCAGGTAGCACCAGTGCCCGAACGACCACGGATATTCCCGATTGTCGACCGCTTCTCCTTGCTATACCTAGCAGTGGCCATTCCACTGATTATCTACTGCTCACTTCTACACCAGTTGATATTTGGTCTAGAACGGTATGAGTTCTTACCTTTGATGTTCATGAGCAGCTATTCCGCCTTGGGCGTAGTAGGCAGTTGGATAGGTTTCATGGTCGTGTACTTTACCGCATAA
- a CDS encoding putative lectin family integral membrane protein (unnamed protein product), whose amino-acid sequence MKFSASLPLFATLAAAQTVIEGSSFGHGQTLSPTRDTIPGWTIGGEGHSPQVLSNKLILTPPYPGNTRGFAWSQAPVSQSEWSAEFQFRASGVERGGGNLQLWYAKDGQSKIGTSSIYTVGQWDGFALVVDMHAGRGGSIRGFLNDGTTDYKSHRSVDSLAFGHCDYSYRNLGRASVVRIKHTNANLEVTVDDKLCFATDKVSLPAGNTFGVTAATPENPDSFEVFKFVLQTAQSGTAPPAQQQNNQQQQQPPPQQQQQQQQQQPVAAQAQTQQQPRTDQFVDLAARIELVNKATGNIIREIGNQGKQNENRHLELQQKLATKEQVAGLDARLQKIEQMLQTIQRDLEGKDYHSRFNQLQDTLRSSHQTLTEHLQGSVLSAITASTPRMGFFIFLIIAFQVFLAVSYIVYKRRRANMPKKFL is encoded by the exons ATGAAGTTCTCAGCTTCTTTACCATTGTTCGCTACTCTCGCTGCGGCACAAACTGTGATCGAAGGCTCTAGCTTCGGTCATGGTCAAAC GCTATCACCCACCAGGGACACCATCCCGGGATGGACAattggaggagaaggacaTTCTCCCCAAGTT CTCTCCAACAAGCTAATTCTTACTCCCCCTTACCCTGGCAACACTAGAGGGTTTGCTTGGTCCCAAGCTCC GGTTTCCCAATCAGAATGGTCGGCTGAATTCCAGTTCCGAGCATCTGGAGTTGAGAGAGGAGGGGGCAACCTCCAACTGTGGTATGCTAAAGATGGTCAGAGCAAGATTGGCACTTCTAGCATTTACACTGTTGGCCAATGGGATGGATTCGCACTCGTCGTTGATATGCACGCCGGAAGA GGGGGTAGCATTAGAGGGTTCCTCAACGATGGCACAACAGATTATAAGAGCCATAGAAGTGTAGACAGCCTTGCTTTTGGACACTGCGACTACTCTTATCGCAACCTGGGACGGGCCTCCGTTGTTCGTATCAAGCACACAAATGCCAACCTTGAAGTAACTGTCGATGACAAACTATGCTTCGCAACGGACAAGGTCTCTCTTCCTGCTGGCAACACCTTCGGTGTGACGGCCGCAACACCAGAGAACCCCGACTCTTTCGAGGTCTTCAAGTTTGTCCTACAGACTGCTCAGTCCGGCACAGCCCCACCAGCCCAGCAGCAAAACaaccaacagcagcaacaaccaccaccacagcagcagcagcagcagcaacaacaacaaccagtCGCTGCCCAGGCCCAAACGCAGCAACAGCCCAGGACCGACCAGTTTGTTGACCTCGCTGCTCGCATCGAACTTGTCAACAAGGCTACGGGCAACATCATCCGCGAAATCGGCAACCAAGGCAAACAGAACGAGAACCGCCATCTCGAGCTCCAGCAGAAACTCGCAACTAAGGAGCAAGTCGCCGGTCTCGATGCCCGCCTCCAGAAGATTGAGCAGATGCTGCAAACCATCCAGCGTGACCTGGAAGGCAAGGACTACCACAGCCGCTTCAATCAGCTCCAGGATACCCTCCGTTCTTCTCACCAGACCTTGACCGAGCACCTTCAGGGCTCTGTCCTCAGCG CAATCACCGCCTCTACTCCACGCAtgggcttcttcatcttcctcatcatcgccttCCAGGTCTTCCTGGCAGTCTCTTACATCGTCTACAAGCGCCGCCGCGCAAACATGCCCAAGAAATTCCTCTGA
- a CDS encoding putative PHD finger domain protein, whose translation MAPNLRSSSHVRSNDSRPSTPLHAPDAASPASSFTESTRPRKQRRTGRHSRVATDPPHETPSQGQSQPGQLETGISDTVSDSQLLEKSAEWVEPPVRAPAPSYRDTPWSAVSSDNNPVLATMRPLGTMPSAADMRKAGLGPLRPSTQNTTAKKDQRSVQNGDKEISKPQTPLTPAEESIPEPVIPKDNTAQDVTAFTTLPVPDSTDVDVVKLRSAVENALHMASETGNRPVIRGLLRLWETCGKDSFALSVLEGVCGANPGAREQSVFQTVMRTAWKEVQSEENTEVLPAATPAMGRTRSASSVSSLSSAKSLDAETFAPGMGPGPANARSRGRGKHSKTTQKAMDSEASEPPSRRSAFPSSDSTLQRRRALEENPEFSAEAVKAKRTRLQRSFPKITATESRLRSSLASEPPSSITTPAATTASRSQTAAEGAVDDQRERSESPASSDAGDNRRLTPTMATNKENGEENNDFCRECNGSGQLLCCDGCVNSFHFSCLNPPLDPANPPEGDWFCPRCSILKPMGTLLVAVDKVSHKDFALPSRLRSYFAGVQTGDKGQYDEVLPFPRINPRSGRNRSGRYDDPFLLRTVDAKGKLILCHGCGRTTNGRRPIIQCDFCPLAFHMDCIDPPLAIPPAQKPGSDRTYHSWMCPDHSWHDKFFIVQDEEGYDLVKRIRRPKNPRLIDVEILPDEEEDEKIEEQEEEGIMYRVSEKGVKLDFIQRVKRENEELAMKKAVADKYYEYVRQRHDELTSKAHAFYAAQNPEVIEEDTTTAILNSRTAAEREAAANLITFARGNSAEVEDSKISLLIDQLKANVPPDFMPSAESEIASLRSLQRLIELRITDLRTQSAPTESPAANSPDVELMDAQPTNPSAST comes from the exons ATGGCTCCGAATCTCCGCTCTTCGTCCCATGTCAGGTCGAACGACTCTCGTCCGTCAACACCGCTCCATGCGCCAGATGCCGCGAGtcccgcttcttctttcacaGAATCTACGAGGCCTCGAAAGCAACGACGGACGGGCAGGCACAGCCGTGTAGCCACAGATCCTCCGCATGAAACACCATCTCAAGGTCAATCGCAACCAGGGCAGCTTGAGACTGGGATATCGGACACGGTCAGCGATTCACAATTGTTAGAGAAAAGTGCGGAATGGGTTGAGCCACCGGTGAGGGCTCCGGCACCGAGCTACAGAGACACGCCGTGGTCAGCTGTTTCGAGCGACAATAACCCAGTCCTTGCAACTATGCGTCCCTTAGGGACGATGCCATCTGCAGCAGACATGCGCAAAGCAGGATTAGGCCCTCTCAGGCCAAGTACACAGAATACCACTGCCAAGAAAGACCAGCGGTCAGTGCAGAACGGGGATAAAGAGATCAGCAAACCGCAAACACCGTTGACACCTGCTGAAGAATCGATACCTGAACCTGTCATACCAAAGGACAACACTGCGCAGGATGTGACTGCATTTACAACACTTCCTGTCCCTGATTCAACTGATGTTGATGTAGTGAAACTTCGCTCCGCAGTTGAGAACGCCCTCCATATGGCTTCCGAGACTGGTAATCGTCCAGTCATTCGTGGACTACTCCGCCTCTGGGAGACATGTGGCAAAGATTCTTTTGCTTTATCTGTTTTAGAGGGTGTCTGTGGAGCGAATCCTGGGGCCCGTGAGCAGTCAGTGTTCCAAACTGTGATGCGCACCGCCTGGAAAGAGGTACAGTCGGAGGAAAACACAGAAGTATTGCCTGCTGCGACGCCAGCTATGGGGCGTACGCGGTCTGCCAGTAGTGTgtcttcattgtcttctGCTAAGTCACTCGATGCCGAAACATTCGCCCCGGGGATGGGACCGGGACCGGCGAACGCTCGCTCTCGCGGTAGAGGAAAGCACTCCAAAACTACACAGAAGGCTATGGATAGCGAAGCTTCAGAACCCCCAAGTCGCCGCTCTGCGTTTCCATCTAGTGATAGTACTCTTCAACGAAGGCGTGCATTGGAAGAAAATCCCGAATTTTCGGCAGAAGCCGTCAAGGCCAAACGGACTCGCTTGCAAAGGTCTTTTCCGAAAATCACTGCTACTGAGAGTAGACTCCGTTCATCACTTGCTTCTGAACCCCCTTCTAGTATCACAACCCCTGCAGCCACTACGGCCAGCCGATCCCAGACCGCCGCCGAGGGAGCCGTTGACGACCAGAGGGAAAGATCAGAGAGTCCGGCAAGTAGCGATGCTGGAGACAACCGGCGCTTAACCCCTACAATGGCCACCAATAAGGAGAATGGCGAGGAGAACAATGATTTTTGCCGTGAATGCAACGGAAGTGGTCAGCTTTTATGCTGCGACGGATGTGTGAACTCATTCCACTTCTCCTGTCTCAACCCACCTCTGGATCCCGCGAACCCGCCAGAAGGGGATTGGTTCTGTCCAAGATGCTCCATTCTGAAACCTATGGGTACATTGCTTGTCGCTGTGGACAAGGTTTCGCATAAAGACTTCGCTCTGCCCTCTCGCTTGCGTAGCTATTTTGCTGGTGTGCAAACGGGCGATAAAGGACAATACGATGAGGTCTTACCCTTTCCCAGAATCAATCCTCGGAGCGGGAGGAATCGCTCTGGTCGGTATGATGATCCATTCCTGTTGAGAACGGTGGACGCGAAGGGCAAACTCATTCTCTGCCATGGCTGTGGCCGCACCACCAACGGTCGTCGGCCCATTATTCAATGCGATTTCTGTCCTCTCGCCTTCCATATGGACTGTATAGATCCTCCTCTAGCTATACCCCCCGCCCAGAAACCGGGGAGTGATCGCACATATCATAGCTGGATGTGCCCCGACCACAGTTGGCATGATAAGTTCTTCATTGTTCAAGACGAGGAGGGATACGATTTGGTGAAACGTATTCGCCGTCCGAAGAACCCTCGTTTGATAGACGTTGAAATACTTcccgatgaagaagaagacgaaaagatagaggagcaggaagaagagggtatCATGTATCGTGTATCGGAGAAAGGAGTTAAGCTCGATTTTATCCAACGAGTCAAACG GGAAAACGAAGAGCTTGCGATGAAGAAAGCTGTGGCTGACAAGTACTATGAGTATGTTCGTCAACGGCATGATGAGCTTACGTCCAAGGCCCACGCGTTTTATGCAGCCCAGAATCCAGAAGTGATAGAAGAGGACACCACTACTGCGATTCTCAACTCCCGTACCGCCGCTGAGCGAGAGGCCGCGGCAAATTTGATCACCTTTGCCCGGGGCAACAGTGCCGAAGTCGAAGATAGCAAGATCAGCCTCCTCATCGATCAGTTGAAAGCAAACGTGCCGCCGGACTTCATGCCTTCAGCTGAGAGTGAGATTGCATCACTTCGATCCTTACAACGATTGATTGAACTACGCATAACAGATCTAAGGACTCAGTCTGCTCCAACTGAATCTCCGGCCGCGAATTCCCCAGACGTTGAGCTTATGGACGCTCAACCTACCAACCCATCTGCCAGCACATAA
- a CDS encoding peptidase M24, structural domain-containing protein — MADTQAQQPAEVDYTLNNPDTLTKYKTAATISHKVLDAVAALCVEGAKIVEICQKGDELLEEEIAKVYKGKKITKGVGHPTTVSPSSHVTPYTPLVSDAQEAETTLKAGEIAKIQLGAQIDGFGTIVCDQVVVGQDEVTGREADLITATHYANELLLRLMVPPGLLATGTEEEKKKAAAERAPTQAQISQLIEKVAKAYDCNVVENTTSWLFERNEIEAEKKIILSPGTGVKGEGVPDVGEVWGVEIGLSLGSGKVKTLPLRSTLHRRTTTTYGLKRPSSRQTLSEIVKKFGQFPFSLRQLDDEKAAKVGVVECVRGGVLRQYEPAGDADNAPVSRLLTTIAITKNGITKLTAPAAPDFTKVKSDKKIEDEEILKILERPLSKSTGSKKNKNNKKKAAKKADSGDKE; from the exons ATGGCTGACACCCAGGCCCAGCAGCCTGCCGAGGTTG ACTACACCCTCAACAACCCCGACACCTTGACCAAGTACAAGACTGCTGCCACTATCTCACACAAGGTCCTCGACGCCGTCGCAG CCCTGTGTGTGGAGGGAGCCAAGATCGTTGAGATCTGCCAGAAGGGTGACGAGCTTCTCGAAGAGGAAATCGCTAAGGTCtacaagggcaagaagatcaCCAAGG GTGTCGGTCACCCCACGACTGTCTCTCCCAGCTCCCATGTGACCCCATACACTCCCTTGGTTTCCGATGCCCAGGAGGCCGAGACTACCTTGAAGGCCGGTGAAATCGCTAAGATTCAGCTCGGTGCCCAGATCGATGGCTTCGGAACCATTGTTTGCGACCAGGTTGTTGTCGGCCAGGACGAGGTGACCGGCCGCGAGGCTGACCTCATTACCGCGACTCACTATGCCAACGAGCTCTTGCTCCGTCTCATGGTGCCCCCTGGCCTTCTGGCTACCGGtaccgaggaggagaagaagaaggctgccGCCGAGAGGGCTCCTACTCAGGCCCAGATCTCCCAGCTGATCGAGAAGGTTGCTAAGGCCTACGACTGCAACGTGGTTGAGAACACCACCAGCTGGCTCTTCGAGCGCAACGAGATcgaggccgagaagaagatcattcTCTCCCCCGGCACCGGTGTGAAGGGTGAGGGTGTCCCCGACGTTGGTGAGGTTTGGGGTGTTGAGATTGGTCTCTCCCTTGGCTCCGGAAAGGTCAAGACTCTGCCCCTCCGTTCTACCCTCCACCGCCGTACCACTACCACCTACGGCCTCAAGCGTCCCAGCTCGAGACAGACTCTCTCGGAGATCGTCAAGAAGTTCGGCCAGTTCCCCTTCAGCTTGCGCCAGctagatgatgagaaggccGCTAAGGTTGGTGTCGTCGAGTGTGTCCGTGGTGGTGTCCTGAGACAGTACGAGCCTGCCGGTGATGCTGACAACGCCCCTGTCTCCCGCCTCTTGACTACCATTG CTATCACCAAGAATGGTATCACTAAGCTCACTGCTCCCGCCGCACCTGATTTCACCAAGGTCAAGTCTGATAAGAagatcgaggatgaggaaatcCTCAAGATCCTTGAGCGTCCTCTGTCCAAGTCGACTGgctccaagaagaacaagaacaacaagaagaaggccgccaaGAAGGCCGACTCTGGCGACAAGGAGTAA
- a CDS encoding isoprenoid synthase domain-containing protein: METHINTHSQLIKRLRAQPVSVPNLLPIFSSWPGAVNPHWRALVPVMNARIDSLFPEPAKATKLKRCDFAHLASTRWPLAGFNELYILAFLSLWLVTWDDQIDDTKRSLSNDFEAAEQYRRETLYFVAQCLDLDITEGLPRSYNDSIFVPDDPIVQSFDVIGEALRDAYTYEQRHRFLREMSLFMVTSHMEQKAKLEGHIPSLEEYWRVRMGTSAVGVICAVNEYSLRSVIPCAIMEDHDMRTMWNEVNVIASM; this comes from the exons ATGGAGACACATATCAATACTCACTCTCAGCTGATCAAGCGTCTCAGGGCACAGCCTGTCTCTGTTCCGAACCTACTACCCATTTTCTCATCTTGGCCTGGTGCTGTTAATCCTCACTGGAGGGCCTTGGTTCCTGTGATGAATGCAAGAATTGACAG CCTATTCCCAGAGCCAGCGAAGGCTACAAAGCTTAAGAGGTGTGACTTTGCTCATCTTGCCTCGACCCGGTGGCCCCTGGCTGGCTTCAATGAACTATATATTCTCGCCTTCTTATCCCTTTGGCTCGTCACCTGGGATGACCAAATTGATGACACAAAACGTTCCCTGAGCAACGACTTTGAAGCTGCTGAGCAGTATCGCCGTGAAACTCTTTACTTTGTGGCTCAGTGCCTTGACCTGGATATCACTGAAGGCTTACCTCGTAGTTACAATGACTCTATTTTTGTGCCTGACGACCCTATTGTCCAAAGTTTTGATGTGATTGGCGAAGCGCTTCGTGACGCATATACTTATG AGCAACGGCACAGATTTCTTAGGGAGATGTCTCTTTTCATGGTAACGTCGCATATGGAGCAGAAAGCAAAACTGGAAGGACACATTCCTAGTCTCGAGGAATACTGGAGAGTGCGAATGGGCACCAGCGCAGTTGGTGTGATTTGTGCTGTTAATGA ATATAGTCTTCGGTCAGTAATACCCTGTGCTATCATGGAGGATCACGATATGAGAACAATGTGGAATGAGGTGAACGTTATCGCTTCAATGTAA
- a CDS encoding galacturan 1,4-alpha-galacturonidase B: protein MFLSRVFCVLAALACVSAARETCVVPAGGSNATDDAPAIVHAFKKCGRGGKVVFKPTTYHIGSVMNITWLEDVDIDLGGTLLWGTNIQYWLNHSLPVGYQNQSTAFILGGNNVRIDGHGIGTLDGNGDTWYQWIKEQPNTSNYPGRPHAITFNGLTNSVVRGLRFLRSQMWTMSIIYSHHVEFDSILVNNTGNVVSSSNTDGADTIRSSHITFNNWTVYNGDDSISLKGNSTDITITNSNLYNGLGIALGSIGQYKDQFETIERLKVSNVNFHNTLHAIYVKTWTADQNGYPPNGGGGGLGYISDVTAKDLKATSLRGAAFAISQCTRFSGAPGEGNCTNSEFQVRDISVLNLSGTTESNRVASLQCSAVAPCTDIALSGINLELKNGTAASEYLCGNVENQKGFECTGAVCEGGSATGEC from the exons ATGTTTCTTTCACGTGTGTTTTGTGTCCTTGCTGCGTTGGCATGTGTGTCTGCGGCTAGAGAAACTTGTGTCGTGCCGGCTGGAGGCTCCAACGCCACCGATGATGCCCCTGCGATTGTACATGCTTTTAAAAAATGTGGTCGTGGAGGAAAGGTAGTATTTAAGCCAACGACATACCATATCGGTTCTGTTATGAACATTACGTGGCTGGAGGATGTCGACATTGACCTTGGAGGAACACTGCTG TGGGGTACGAATATTCAATACTGGTTGAATCACTCTTTACCAGTCGGGTATCAGAACCAATCCACTGCTTTCATTCTTGGAGGAAATAATGTTCGGATCGATGGCCATGGTATAGGAACGCTGGATGGCAACGGAGACACCTGGTATCAATGGATAAAAGAACAGCCCAATACCTCCAACTATCCCGGTCGACCACACGCTATCACATTCAACGGTCTCACAAATTCAGTGGTTCGGGGTCTCAGGTTCTTACGCAGCCAGATGTG GACAATGTCTATCATATATAGTCATCATGTTGAATTCGACAGCATACTCGTGAACAACACTGGAAATGTTGTCTCGAGCT CAAACACGGATGGAGCAGATACCATACGATCCTCCCATATCACATTCAACAACTGGACTGTGTACAATGGCGATGATAGTATCTCACTCAAGGGCAACAGCACGGACATCACCATCACAAACTCCAATCTCTACAATGGTTTGGGAATTGCATTGGGTAGCATCGGACAGTACAAGGATCAGTTCGAAACCATCGAGAGGCTCAAAGTGAGCAATGTCAACTTTCACAATACCCTTCATGCG ATATATGTCAAAACATGGACGGCTGATCAGAACGGCTATCCACCTAATGGTGGCGGAGGTGGCCTCGGAT ACATCTCCGATGTTACGGCCAAAGACCTTAAAGCTACGTCTCTTCGTGGGGCTGCGTTTGCAATCTCGCAGTGTACTCGTTTCAGCGGTGCCCCTGGGGAAGGCAATTGCACAAACTCGGAGTTCCAGGTCCGTGATATCTCGGTACTTAACCTGAGCGGTACAACAGAATCCAATCGAGTCGCAAGTCTCCAGTGCAGTGCCGTTGCGCCATGTACTGATATTGCGCTCTCTGGTATCAATCTGGAACTGAAAAATGGAACGGCGGCTTCAGAATATCTATGTGGAAATGTGGAGAATCAGAAGGGCTTTGAATGTACAGGCGCGGTCtgtgaaggaggaagtgcaACGGGAGAGTGTTGA
- a CDS encoding endonuclease/exonuclease/phosphatase family protein, with translation MRSSTDLPLRILTNNIRYATKSPFKGEKPWEERRQPLLNQLLYNTRNQDAFICLQEVLHDQLIDIHSGLNREHSAASAEAGEDVWAYIGVGRDDGHEAGEYSPIFYRPSVWQLRHWETVWLSETPHVPSKSWDAASIRIVTIGVFTHHTSRQTILAMNTHLDDQGSRSRFEAAHIILRKIDEYESGEHKDVISAVFLTGDLNSEETQEAYSVLTGNESTLIDAAKAVDPAEHYGNHLTWTGFGYEKEDPSRIDYVLLGPRPMEVLNNGGQPWKVEGYSVLANRFDDGVFNSDHRAVVVDMRLCSKTRTMDPRKPMVSATIDNL, from the coding sequence ATGAGGTCTTCTACAGATCTTCCTTTACGCATCTTGACGAATAATATTCGTTATGCCACGAAGTCGCCATTTAAGGGAGAGAAACCATGGGAAGAGCGCAGGCAGCCCCTCCTAAATCAGCTGCTGTATAACACCCGCAATCAAGACGCTTTCATCTGCCTACAAGAGGTTCTTCATGACCAGCTCATCGACATACACTCCGGACTGAACCGTGAACACTCCGCAGCCTCCGctgaagcaggagaagatgtctggGCGTATATCGGGGTCGGGCGAGATGATGGCCATGAAGCTGGCGAATACTCACCTATCTTCTACCGACCGTCGGTCTGGCAGCTCCGACATTGGGAAACAGTCTGGTTGTCTGAAACGCCGCATGTCCCCTCAAAAAGCTGGGATGCAGCATCCATCCGCATCGTTACTATTGGTGTTTTCACACACCATACAAGTCGTCAGACTATTCTGGCGATGAACACCCATTTGGACGACCAAGGATCCCGGTCTCGCTTTGAAGCAGCCCACATCATCCTTCGGAAGATTGATGAGTACGAGAGTGGAGAGCACAAAGATGTCATTTCTGCAGTGTTCCTCACAGGTGACTTGAACAGCGAGGAGACACAAGAGGCCTACTCGGTATTAACAGGGAATGAATCTACTCTGATTGACGCGGCAAAAGCGGTCGATCCGGCGGAACACTACGGTAACCATTTGACCTGGACGGGTTTCGGCTACGAGAAAGAAGACCCTTCTCGTATCGATTACGTCCTTTTGGGACCAAGGCCTATGGAGGTGCTTAACAATGGAGGCCAGCCATGGAAGGTTGAGGGGTACTCCGTGTTGGCCAATCGATTCGACGATGGTGTCTTTAACTCAGACCATCGAGCGGTTGTTGTCGATATGAGATTATGCAGCAAGACGAGAACGATGGATCCCCGCAAACCCATGGTCAGCGCTACCATTGATAACTTATGA